Proteins from a single region of Paraglaciecola sp. T6c:
- the trmH gene encoding tRNA (guanosine(18)-2'-O)-methyltransferase TrmH produces the protein MSVERYQRIRKLLSTRQPSLTVCLEQVHKPHNVSAVLRSCDAVGINRIHGVWDQKTKIRKGTAMGSEHWVKTEMHTSIGDAVSVLKQQNMQVLVTHLSDDSVDFRDIDYTQPTAIILGQEKHGATEEAIAVADKNIVIPMVGMVQSLNVSVAAAVVLYEAQRQREVAGMYNSLQLSEEECQRVLFEGGFPVLSNVCRNKGLDYPHIDEGGNIVADASWWQKMQTTAKAMRQLEQEAISEIEYEKSHRGNR, from the coding sequence ATGTCAGTAGAGCGTTATCAGCGCATTCGTAAGTTATTAAGTACCCGCCAGCCATCCTTAACGGTTTGTTTAGAACAAGTTCATAAACCACACAATGTATCTGCTGTTTTGCGCAGCTGTGACGCAGTGGGGATCAACCGTATTCATGGCGTATGGGATCAAAAAACCAAGATACGCAAAGGCACCGCTATGGGGTCAGAGCATTGGGTTAAAACCGAGATGCACACCAGTATTGGCGATGCTGTCAGCGTGTTAAAACAACAAAACATGCAAGTGTTGGTCACTCATTTATCTGATGATTCAGTGGATTTCAGGGACATAGACTACACCCAGCCCACGGCCATTATTCTTGGCCAAGAGAAGCACGGTGCTACCGAAGAAGCGATTGCCGTAGCTGACAAAAACATCGTCATTCCCATGGTCGGTATGGTGCAGTCATTGAACGTTTCGGTGGCTGCTGCTGTGGTGTTATACGAAGCTCAGCGTCAGCGAGAAGTGGCTGGTATGTACAACAGCCTTCAACTGAGCGAAGAAGAGTGTCAGCGTGTTCTATTTGAAGGCGGATTTCCTGTATTATCAAACGTGTGTCGAAACAAAGGCCTCGATTACCCACATATTGATGAAGGCGGTAACATAGTGGCTGATGCAAGCTGGTGGCAGAAAATGCAAACCACCGCAAAAGCGATGCG